The following are encoded together in the Brassica napus cultivar Da-Ae chromosome A9, Da-Ae, whole genome shotgun sequence genome:
- the LOC106369062 gene encoding protein LONGIFOLIA 1 gives MAARLLHTLADENSDLQKKIGCMNGIFQLFDRHHVLTNRRKSLTLGNAHVNNINFERDSALQVQDTNIINSGNAQLTRVSTESSRVSFSSSCSSSSPLSSDLNKETQPEISPYDRVIFQESPAMSQGSGLGLDLRDVVRDSMYREARGISEVSRHNKRRDDSPRPPYGLKQSTPVDFNESCKALAKLNTSQYYYNEVDLKDASRYYVDSHKKKSKSKKKVKESPKLSLDSRDHLDLKSGNNNKLVESFSRSSSVNKRPPSVVAKLMGLETLPGSPLRRDHKSDPFSRSLRENSMNRTIRLSPSSPRKDLASSSTTSSPRWRSSEFVMKPLSSLRFPIEPAPWKKQACRPVKALLKDLEFKHSVKDLRAINKIVEAMQTKSVKQQECSTNSRGLQSQVMPSSTMRGGPIVIMKPARLVERSCVPSSSLIPIHSLNREEESVNVKRNSTSKKAAKDNRNVTTRSAGAASPRLSHMKKHENEKRSRPPPIPSDSSKSRRQTNKEPATSPGGRRSRQGGRKSQTVIETAKTVVSNLMKNASGDGSSEHPSPVSVLNASIYRDIKPSQASEGTKSTDHVTGGEEDEWNPAYSFSKTTTTLSPEVNRKKLQNVEHLVQKLKRLNSSHDEASQDYIASLCENSGADTDHRYISEILLASGLLLRDLASESTTFQLHSSGHPINPELFLVLEQTKGSSGGSNEKKLNRKLVFDAVNEMLVKKLAIVDAEPWMKRGKGMKRRVLSAQQLLKELCSEIETVQKEAKRRSDNLFLLGEQEEDFLKCMLDEDMEMRSGKWTEFDDVVPGIVLHLERLLFKDLVSEVVHGEIDRLQPTPSRRVVITDS, from the exons ATGGCTGCGAGGCTTTTGCATACATTGGCAGATGAAAACTCTGATCTACAGAAGAAAATTGGATGTATGAATGGGATTTTTCAACTCTTTGATCGTCACCATGTTCTCACAAACCGGCGAAAAAGTCTTACTTTAG gtAATGCACATGTCAATAATATCAACTTTGAGAGAGACTCTGCATTACAGGTTCAAGACACCAACATTATCAACAGCGGAAATGCTCAACTAACAAGGGTATCAACAGAATCTTCTAGAGTTTCCTTCTCatcatcatgttcatcatcttcCCCATTGTCTTCTGACCTCAACAAAGAAACTCAACCTGAGATTTCACCGTACGACCGAGTCATTTTCCAAGAATCTCCAGCGATGAGCCAAGGAAGCGGGTTGGGACTTGACCTTAGAGATGTTGTTAGAGACTCCATGTACAGAGAAGCAAGAGGAATTTCTGAAGTATCCAGACAcaacaagagaagagatgaTTCTCCAAGACCACCCTATGGTCTGAAACAATCCACTCCTGTTGATTTCAATGAATCCTGCAAAGCTCTAGCCAAACTCAACACTTCTCAGTATTATTACAACGAGGTTGACTTGAAAGATGCTTCTCGTTACTATGTTGATTCTCACAAGAAGAAGTCTAAATCCAAGAAGAAGGTGAAAGAGTCTCCTAAGCTTTCTTTGGACAGTAGAGACCACCTTGATCTCAAGTCAGGCAATAACAATAAGCTTGTGGAGAGTTTCAGTAGAAGCTCTAGCGTGAACAAACGGCCTCCTAGTGTTGTTGCAAAGCTAATGGGGTTGGAGACATTACCTGGTTCTCCACTGAGAAGAGACCATAAGAGTGATCCGTTCTCAAGGTCATTGAGGGAGAATAGCATGAACCGGACTATCCGGTTATCTCCTAGCTCACCAAGGAAGGACctggcttcttcttctactacttCATCACCAAGATGGAGAAGCTCTGAGTTTGTAATGAAACCTTTATCAAGTTTGAGGTTTCCCATTGAACCAGCTCCATGGAAGAAGCAAGCCTGCAGGCCTGTGAAAGCTCTGttgaaagatctcgagtttaaGCATTCGGTTAAGGATCTCAGAGCTATTAATAAGATAGTAGAGGCAATGCAGACAAAAAGTGTCAAGCAGCAAGAATGCTCAACAAACTCAAGAGGCTTGCAAAGCCAGGTGATGCCATCATCCACTATGAGAGGAGGACCAATTGTGATAATGAAACCTGCTAGACTTGTTGAGAGATCTTGTGTTCCTTCATCATCTCTGATTCCCATTCACAGTCTTAATAGAGAAGAAGAGTCTGTGAATGTTAAAAGAAACTCAACTAGTAAGAAGGCTGCAAAAGATAACAGAAACGTCACTACAAGGAGTGCAGGAGCTGCTAGTCCAAGACTGAGTCATATGAAGAAGCATGAGAATGAGAAGCGTTCTCGCCCACCACCTATACCATCTgattcaagcaaatcaagaagacaaacaaacaaagaacCTGCTACTTCTCCTGGTGGTAGGCGTAGTAGACAAGGTGGTAGAAAGAGTCAAACTGTAATAGAGACAGCAAAAACAGTAGTCTCTAACTTAATGAAGAACGCTAGTGGAGATGGATCATCGGAGCATCCAAGTCCAGTTTCTGTTCTCAACGCATCAATCTACAGAGACATCAAACCATCTCAAGCTAGTGAAGGCACCAAGAGTACTGATCATGTAACAGGTGGTGAAGAAGACGAGTGGAATCCAGCTTACAGCTTCTCAAAGACAACAACCACCTTGTCCCCAGAGGTAAACCGGAAGAAGCTTCAGAACGTGGAGCATTTGGTTCAGAAGCTGAAAAGATTAAACTCTAGCCACGACGAAGCAAGCCAAGACTACATTGCATCGCTATGCGAGAACAGTGGTGCTGACACTGATCACAGATACATTTCAGAGATTCTGTTAGCCTCTGGTCTTCTCCTGAGAGACTTAGCCTCAGAGTCAACCACGTTTCAACTCCACTCTTCAGGCCATCCTATTAACCCTGAGCTGTTTCTCGTTCTTGAGCAAACTAAAGGAAGCAGTGGTGGCAGCAATGAGAAGAAGCTCAACCGCAAGCTTGTGTTCGACGCTGTTAATGAGATGCTTGTGAAGAAGTTAGCTATTGTTGATGCAGAGCCATGGATGAAGCGAGGTAAAGGGATGAAGAGGAGGGTGTTGAGTGCGCAACAGCTCTTGAAAGAGCTGTGTTCAGAGATAGAAACAGTGCAAAAGGAAGCCAAGAGGAGATCAGATAACTTGTTCTTGTTGGGGGAACAAGAAGAGGACTTCTTGAAATGTATGttggatgaagatatggagatgCGGTCTGGGAAATGGACGGAGTTTGATGATGTAGTCCCGGGTATAGTGCTTCACTTGGAGAGGCTTCTCTTCAAGGACCTGGTGAGTGAGGTCGTGCATGGTGAGATTGATCGGCTGCAACCTACTCCAAGCAGACGAGTAGTTATTACTGATTCATAA
- the LOC125578558 gene encoding uncharacterized protein LOC125578558: protein MVFEICSICGEWKLINGIHWDFIVDDQRGSSLSMIHEDISYNDLIVAVLEDFGIDGNRNSVNLSYASPSKLNFGTKELPPAFIRNDRQVTSYLSKLKENGDLHLCVTIKRRTQLSPMIMSNMIQPRGGNSNHDLPIAGTSNPRETGTQKSPLIMSNMIQTQDEISSTHDSPIAGSSNVFERGTKTHAETEWNSIQRVDEVSGIQHTCISDSLISPSSGLVSNKRGLDSIGLAVYGSGKSKLPSFSSRRGRESMGEDILSPSCGDDDDLFCGKFFKDKKEMSTKLRLHAVSKSFEFHTEYSDKTRYVLSCVDERCSWSFRAKSVKGSQSFFVRHYVSKHTCDTSLRTVSHRQATAKLLGTMVSNHYEGGKIGLKPKQIMEKARNDHGVVITYSKAWRSQEHGQDIARGTPDDSYEALPSWFHMIKEKNPGSVTFIEVDAVGKFKYAFLSLGPSIRGFKLMRKVLSVDGAHLKSKYKGTLLAATAQDGNFHLYPIAFAIVDSENEASWSWFMKCLKTIIPDEEDLVFVSDRAASIEKALLQHYPVAHHGICIFHFQKNVQDNFKSSTLVPLVVEAGYAYTKADFDCYFQEIEESDIVLADYLRKADFRKWTRAYSPANRFNIMTSNLAESINSLLKVSREYPIVCLFDTIRMIMTKWFTERREEGVRHMHPVTVEVGNKMKELYDFTSRFLEVSKINDSEFEVKGDTRDQVVNFQTRHCSCFVFDIEKFPCAHAIAAAKSGNKHENDYVDEFFSNERFTLAYSESVYPVGDKTYWDIPPHVASFVCRPPSTRFPSGRRKKKRIPSSWEYGKYRPISKPSPKAYKCSRCGQKGHNKGSCVRPI from the exons ATGGTGTTCGAAATTTGTTCTATATGTGGAGAATGGAAACTAATAAATGGAATTCACTGGGATTTCATAGTGGATGATCAACGAGGATCCTCTCTTAGTATGATTCATGAAGATATCAGCTACAATGATTTGATTGTGGCTGTTTTAGAAGATTTTGGAATTGATGGCAACAGAAACAGTGTAAATCTTAGCTATGCCTCACCTTCAAAATTAAACTTTGGTACAAAAGAGCTTCCTCCAGCATTTATTAGGAATGATCGTCAAGTAACATCTTATCTGAGCAAACTTAAGGAGAATGGAGACCTTCATCTATGTGTAACCATTAAG agAAGAACTCAATTATCACCAATGATTATGTCAAATATGATCCAGCCACGGGGTGGAAATAGTAATCATGATTTGCCTATTGCTGGAACTAGTAATCCGCGTGAG aCAGGAACACAAAAATCACCATTGATTATGTCAAACATGATTCAGACACAAGATGAAATTTCTAGTACTCATGATTCGCCTATTGCTGGAAGTAGTAATGTATTTGAG AGAGGAACAAAAACACACGCGGAGACTGAATGGAACAGCATTCAGAGAGTTGACGAAGTCTCTGGTATACAACATACTTGTATTAGCGACAGTCTTATTTCTCCTTCAAGTGGTCTTGTTAGCAATAAG AGAGGATTGGACTCGATTGGACTTGCTGTATATGGGTCTGGAAAGTCAAAATTGCCATCTTTCTCCAGTAGACGTGGTAGAGAAAGCATGGGAGAAGATATCTTGTCTCCCAGttgtggtgatgatgatgatttgttCTGCGGGAAGTTTTTCAAGGATAAAAAGGAAATGAGCACAAAGTTGAGGTTGCATGCAGTTAGTAAAAGCTTTGAGTTCCACACAGAATATTCAGACAAAACACGTTATGTTCTTAGTTGTGTGGATGAAAGATGCAGTTGGAGTTTTCGTGCAAAATCAGTTAAAGGATCTCAGAGTTTTTTTGTTCGTCATTATGTATCTAAACATACTTGTGACACTTCTCTGAGAACTGTTAGTCATCGGCAAGCTACTGCAAAATTGTTGGGAACTATGGTCAGCAATCATTATGAAGGAGGAAAGATTGGGCTGAAACCTAAACAGATCATGGAAAaagctagaaatgatcatggtGTTGTGATTACATATTCAAAGGCTTGGAGGTCTCAAGAGCACGGCCAAGATATAGCTAGGGGTACTCCTGATGACAGTTATGAAGCTTTGCCCAGTTGGTTTCAcatgataaaagaaaagaatccaGGTTCTGTGACTTTTATCGAAGTTGATGCTGTTGGGAAATTCAAATACGCATTTTTGTCGCTTGGTCCATCTATCAGAGGGTTTAAGTTGATGAGGAAGGTACTTTCTGTTGATGGTGCCCATCTGAAATCAAAGTATAAAGGGACTCTACTTGCTGCCACAGCACAAGATGGTAATTTTCACTTGTATCCTATAGCTTTTGCTATAGTTGATTCTGAGAATGAAGCCTCATGGAGTTGGTTTATGAAATGTCTGAAAACCATCATTCCTGATGAAGAGGATTTGGTTTTTGTCTCTGATCGTGCGGCCTCTATTGAAAAAGCTCTTTTACAACATTATCCTGTTGCTCACCATGGAATCTGCATCTTTCACTTTCAAAAGAATGTCCAGGACAATTTCAAAAGTTCAACACTTGTCCCTTTGGTTGTTGAAGCTGGTTATGCCTACACCAAAGCTGATTTCGATTGCTATTTTCAAGAGATTGAGGAGTCCGACATTGTATTAGCAGATTATCTTCGTAAAGCAGACTTCAGGAAGTGGACCCGAGCTTATTCTCCTGCTAATCGCTTCAACATCATGACGTCAAACTTGGCCGAATCTATAAATTCTTTGCTGAAAGTGAGTCGTGAGTATCCAATTGTCTGTCTTTTTGACACTATTAGGATGATAATGACTAAGTGGTTCACTGAACGACGTGAGGAAGGAGTTCGTCACATGCACCCTGTCACTGTCGAAGTGGGGAACAAGATGAAGGAGCTATATGATTTTACGTCTCGCTTCCttgaagtttccaaaatcaATGATTCAGAGTTTGAGGTTAAGGGAGATACAAGAGATCAAGTGGTGAATTTTCAAACAAGGCATTGTTCATGTTTTGTGTTTGATATTGAGAAGTTTCCTTGTGCTCATGCAATTGCCGCTGCAAAATCTGGGAATAAGCACGAAAATGATTATGTCGATGAGTTTTTCTCCAATGAAAG GTTTACACTAGCATATTCAGAGAGTGTATATCCTGTTGGTGATAAAACATATTGGGATATTCCTCCCCATGTAGCTTCGTTTGTTTGTCGCCCTCCATCTACACGCTTTCCTAGTGGGAGGAGGAAAAAAAAGAGGATACCAAGTTCGTGGGAGTATGGAAAATATCGGCCCATATCTAAACCATCACCCAAGGCTTACAAATGCAGCAGATGTGGACAGAAAGGACACAACAAAGGTAGTTGTGTAAGGCCTATTTGA